The following coding sequences are from one Capsicum annuum cultivar UCD-10X-F1 chromosome 3, UCD10Xv1.1, whole genome shotgun sequence window:
- the LOC107866053 gene encoding transcription factor bHLH137-like isoform X2 — protein MSTFSSYQLQQHNTPSLLDSVFLPSSPLKMSGFFEEPNNSCVVQNCFSQFYQPEFPTNNVNVNENSYCLDQNTNVTNKSSSSISLDMDSSSVTDKMESGNNKPNVTSPMDKKRKSREGSSSMTSANSKNVTQGDNGKKNKSNSKLVAKDEKKANEEAPTGYIHVRARRGQATDSHSLAERVRREKISERMKMLQSLVPGCDKVTGKALMLDEIINYVQSLQNQVEFLSMKLASLNPMYYDFGMDLDALMVRPDDQNLSGLETQLPNIQQASTTTSQAAEVIPNTNSGYPFLDNSASLMFQQAHFPNSIHQGIGQLLWGAEDQRQKIINQSGFSNNFCSFH, from the exons ATGTCTACtttttcatcataccaattacAACAACACAATACCCCTTCTCTTCTTGATTCAGTATTTTTGCCAAGTTCACCTCTAAAAATGTCTGGCTTTTTTGAGGAACCAAACAATTcttgtgttgtccaaaattgtttttctcaattttaccAACCAGAATTCCCTACCAATAATGTTAATGTTAATGAAAATAGCTATTGCCTTGACCAAAACACAAATGTTACTAACAAAAGTAGTAGCAGTATAAGCTTGGATATGGACTCTTCTTCTGTTACTGATAAAATGGAAAGTGGAAATAATAAGCCTAATGTTACTAGTCCTATGGACAAGAAAAGAAAATCCAGAGAAGGGTCTTCTTCTATGACTTCTGCAAATTCTAAG AATGTAACACAAGGTGATAATGGGAAAAAGAACAAGAGCAATAGCAAATTAGTAGCCAAAGATGAGAAAAAAGCTAATGAAGAGGCACCAACAGGCTACATTCATGTTAGAGCAAGAAGAGGCCAAGCAACTGACAGCCATAGTCTTGCTGAAAGG gtgaggagagagaaaataagtgaAAGGATGAAAATGCTGCAATCTCTTGTTCCTGGTTGTGACAAG GTAACTGGGAAGGCCCTTATGTTGGATGAGATAATCAATTATGTCCAATCTTTGCAAAATCAAGTTGAG TTTCTGTCAATGAAACTTGCTTCTTTGAATCCAATGTACTATGACTTTGGCATGGACTTAGATGCACTCATGGTCAGGCCTGATGaccag aaTTTGAGTGGCTTGGAGACACAACTACCAAATATTCAGCAAGCTAGCACTACTACATCACAAGCAGCTGAAGTTATTCCTAACACTAATAGTGGCTATCCTTTTTTGGATAATTCAGCATCACTTATGTTTCAACAAGCCCATTTCCCTAATTCCATTCATCAG ggAATTGGACAGCTCTTATGGGGTGCAGAAGaccaaagacaaaaaataataaatcagtCAGGATTCAGCAACAACTTTTGTTCTTTCCATTAA
- the LOC107866053 gene encoding transcription factor bHLH137-like (The RefSeq protein has 1 substitution compared to this genomic sequence) yields MSTFSSYQLQQHNTPSLLDSVFLPSSPLKMSGFFEEPNNSCVVQNCFSQFYQPEFPTNNVNVNENSYCLDQNTNVTNKSSSSISLDMDSSSVTDKMESGNNKPNVTSPMDKKRKSREGSSSMTSANSKNVTQGDNGKKNKSNSKLVAKDEKKANEEAPTGYIHVRARRGQATDSHSLAERVRREKISERMKMLQSLVPGCDKVTGKALMLDEIINYVQSLQNQVEFLSMKLASLNPMYYDFGMDLDALMVRPDDQNLSGLEAQLPNIQQASTTTSQAAEVIPNTNSGYPFLDNSASLMFQQAHFPNSIHQGIGQLLWGAEDQRQKIINQSGFSNNFCSFH; encoded by the exons ATGTCTACtttttcatcataccaattacAACAACACAATACCCCTTCTCTTCTTGATTCAGTATTTTTGCCAAGTTCACCTCTAAAAATGTCTGGCTTTTTTGAGGAACCAAACAATTcttgtgttgtccaaaattgtttttctcaattttaccAACCAGAATTCCCTACCAATAATGTTAATGTTAATGAAAATAGCTATTGCCTTGACCAAAACACAAATGTTACTAACAAAAGTAGTAGCAGTATAAGCTTGGATATGGACTCTTCTTCTGTTACTGATAAAATGGAAAGTGGAAATAATAAGCCTAATGTTACTAGTCCTATGGACAAGAAAAGAAAATCCAGAGAAGGGTCTTCTTCTATGACTTCTGCAAATTCTAAG AATGTAACACAAGGTGATAATGGGAAAAAGAACAAGAGCAATAGCAAATTAGTAGCCAAAGATGAGAAAAAAGCTAATGAAGAGGCACCAACAGGCTACATTCATGTTAGAGCAAGAAGAGGCCAAGCAACTGACAGCCATAGTCTTGCTGAAAGG gtgaggagagagaaaataagtgaAAGGATGAAAATGCTGCAATCTCTTGTTCCTGGTTGTGACAAG GTAACTGGGAAGGCCCTTATGTTGGATGAGATAATCAATTATGTCCAATCTTTGCAAAATCAAGTTGAG TTTCTGTCAATGAAACTTGCTTCTTTGAATCCAATGTACTATGACTTTGGCATGGACTTAGATGCACTCATGGTCAGGCCTGATGaccag aaTTTGAGTGGCTTGGAGACACAACTACCAAATATTCAGCAAGCTAGCACTACTACATCACAAGCAGCTGAAGTTATTCCTAACACTAATAGTGGCTATCCTTTTTTGGATAATTCAGCATCACTTATGTTTCAACAAGCCCATTTCCCTAATTCCATTCATCAG ggAATTGGACAGCTCTTATGGGGTGCAGAAGaccaaagacaaaaaataataaatcagtCAGGATTCAGCAACAACTTTTGTTCTTTCCATTAA
- the LOC107866053 gene encoding transcription factor bHLH137-like isoform X1 produces the protein MSTFSSYQLQQHNTPSLLDSVFLPSSPLKMSGFFEEPNNSCVVQNCFSQFYQPEFPTNNVNVNENSYCLDQNTNVTNKSSSSISLDMDSSSVTDKMESGNNKPNVTSPMDKKRKSREGSSSMTSANSKNVTQGDNGKKNKSNSKLVAKDEKKANEEAPTGYIHVRARRGQATDSHSLAERVRREKISERMKMLQSLVPGCDKVTGKALMLDEIINYVQSLQNQVEFLSMKLASLNPMYYDFGMDLDALMNLSGLETQLPNIQQASTTTSQAAEVIPNTNSGYPFLDNSASLMFQQAHFPNSIHQGIGQLLWGAEDQRQKIINQSGFSNNFCSFH, from the exons ATGTCTACtttttcatcataccaattacAACAACACAATACCCCTTCTCTTCTTGATTCAGTATTTTTGCCAAGTTCACCTCTAAAAATGTCTGGCTTTTTTGAGGAACCAAACAATTcttgtgttgtccaaaattgtttttctcaattttaccAACCAGAATTCCCTACCAATAATGTTAATGTTAATGAAAATAGCTATTGCCTTGACCAAAACACAAATGTTACTAACAAAAGTAGTAGCAGTATAAGCTTGGATATGGACTCTTCTTCTGTTACTGATAAAATGGAAAGTGGAAATAATAAGCCTAATGTTACTAGTCCTATGGACAAGAAAAGAAAATCCAGAGAAGGGTCTTCTTCTATGACTTCTGCAAATTCTAAG AATGTAACACAAGGTGATAATGGGAAAAAGAACAAGAGCAATAGCAAATTAGTAGCCAAAGATGAGAAAAAAGCTAATGAAGAGGCACCAACAGGCTACATTCATGTTAGAGCAAGAAGAGGCCAAGCAACTGACAGCCATAGTCTTGCTGAAAGG gtgaggagagagaaaataagtgaAAGGATGAAAATGCTGCAATCTCTTGTTCCTGGTTGTGACAAG GTAACTGGGAAGGCCCTTATGTTGGATGAGATAATCAATTATGTCCAATCTTTGCAAAATCAAGTTGAG TTTCTGTCAATGAAACTTGCTTCTTTGAATCCAATGTACTATGACTTTGGCATGGACTTAGATGCACTCATG aaTTTGAGTGGCTTGGAGACACAACTACCAAATATTCAGCAAGCTAGCACTACTACATCACAAGCAGCTGAAGTTATTCCTAACACTAATAGTGGCTATCCTTTTTTGGATAATTCAGCATCACTTATGTTTCAACAAGCCCATTTCCCTAATTCCATTCATCAG ggAATTGGACAGCTCTTATGGGGTGCAGAAGaccaaagacaaaaaataataaatcagtCAGGATTCAGCAACAACTTTTGTTCTTTCCATTAA